The Flavobacterium marginilacus genome window below encodes:
- the radA gene encoding DNA repair protein RadA: MSKVKTTFFCQNCGAQYSKWQGQCNSCREWNTIAEEIIQKQEKVAWKSEQSTTSKAPKPLRINEIDSTEEIRLNTTDNELNRVLGGGIVPGSLILLGGEPGIGKSTLLLQISLKLPYKTLYVSGEESQKQIKMRAERITPNGDNCFILTETKTQNIFKQIEAIQPEIVIIDSIQTLHTDYIESTAGSISQIRETTAELIKFAKETNIPVILIGHITKDGTIAGPKILEHMVDTVLQFEGDRNHVYRILRSLKNRFGSTAEIGIYEMLGSGLREVSNPSEILISHKDEELSGTAIATTLEGMRPLMIEIQSLVSTAVYGTPQRSTTGYNAKRLNMILAVLEKRAGFRLGAKDVFLNVTGGISVDDPAIDLAVVAAILSSNEDIPVNKDYCFAGEVGLSGEIRPVNRVDQRIQEAEKLGFSTIFVSKYNKIALKNTGIKIQLVAKIEDVASMLFG, encoded by the coding sequence ATGTCCAAAGTAAAAACAACTTTTTTTTGCCAGAATTGCGGTGCCCAATATTCCAAATGGCAGGGGCAGTGTAATTCATGCAGAGAATGGAACACTATTGCCGAGGAAATTATTCAAAAGCAGGAAAAAGTGGCTTGGAAAAGCGAGCAGTCCACAACTAGCAAAGCGCCAAAACCATTAAGGATCAATGAAATTGACAGTACAGAAGAAATCAGACTCAATACTACTGACAATGAGCTGAACAGAGTTCTGGGAGGCGGAATTGTTCCTGGCTCTCTAATACTTTTAGGAGGAGAACCTGGTATTGGAAAGAGTACTTTGTTGCTGCAGATTTCTTTAAAATTACCATACAAAACCTTATACGTTTCGGGTGAGGAAAGCCAAAAGCAGATTAAGATGCGTGCTGAGCGTATTACTCCAAATGGAGATAACTGCTTTATCCTTACAGAAACTAAAACACAGAATATCTTTAAGCAGATTGAAGCCATTCAGCCCGAAATTGTCATAATTGATTCGATTCAGACTTTGCATACCGATTATATCGAATCGACCGCCGGAAGTATTTCTCAAATACGGGAAACCACAGCCGAATTGATCAAATTTGCCAAAGAAACCAATATTCCCGTAATATTAATTGGTCATATCACCAAAGACGGAACGATTGCCGGACCAAAAATATTGGAACATATGGTTGATACTGTACTTCAATTTGAAGGTGACAGAAATCATGTTTACCGCATTTTACGTTCGCTAAAAAACCGTTTTGGGTCAACTGCAGAGATTGGTATCTACGAAATGCTTGGAAGCGGACTTCGGGAAGTATCCAATCCTTCCGAAATATTGATTTCGCACAAAGACGAAGAACTATCAGGAACGGCCATTGCTACCACACTAGAAGGTATGCGTCCGCTGATGATCGAAATTCAATCGCTGGTAAGTACCGCAGTATATGGAACTCCACAAAGAAGCACCACAGGTTATAACGCCAAAAGACTGAATATGATTTTAGCCGTTTTGGAAAAAAGAGCCGGTTTTAGACTTGGCGCAAAAGATGTTTTCCTGAATGTAACCGGAGGAATTTCTGTTGACGACCCTGCCATCGATTTGGCCGTTGTTGCAGCAATTTTATCATCTAATGAAGACATTCCGGTCAACAAAGATTACTGCTTTGCAGGCGAAGTTGGTCTTTCTGGCGAAATCCGTCCTGTAAACCGAGTAGATCAGCGCATCCAGGAAGCTGAAAAATTAGGATTTTCTACTATTTTTGTATCCAAGTACAATAAAATAGCTTTAAAAAATACCGGAATCAAAATTCAGCTGGTTGCCAAAATTGAAGATGTGGCGAGTATGCTTTTTGGATAA
- a CDS encoding DUF4270 domain-containing protein codes for MLKNSVFKTIPFIFFIVLFNSCDKEFSVVGEDIVGDNSFNIVKEEFPVVAYNQKIEPIQSNNLDINALGVYDNPSFGTTTATFVTQLTMASVNPTFDLTTAKIKSVVLSIPYFSHKDPDATVDSEGKTVYVLDSIYGSAKAKMKLSVHESGYFLRNLDPVDQLTQPQKYYNDQYSDFTQNIIGNALNDDSDTTQNSAFFFDPSQHPVKTTTDGKDVTTWTPPAMQLNLNKAFFTAKILNAPAGSLVDNNVFVNYFRGLFFNIEADSGELAMINFKGGKITITYTETVSAVETEKTFVLNLTGNTVSLLNQSNANADYVSATNPANINKVQGDSNLYLKGGEGSLSVLKLFNPADNHGKELSDGPNGVSDQLDDLRRNKSLINQANLTFHLNTAAMGKSEVPQRIYLYDFKNNKVLADYSDLTTSSNHKNDRFVFGGIITKETAANGGGYTYKFRITEHVRNLVKRDSTNIDLGLVVTENINKSNFYTVRDKTKFPSKVPMASVMNPLGTIVFGNNIPSNNENYSKRVKFEIYYTKTN; via the coding sequence ATGCTTAAAAATTCTGTTTTTAAAACAATTCCTTTTATTTTTTTTATTGTTCTTTTTAACTCCTGTGATAAAGAATTTAGTGTTGTTGGTGAAGATATTGTAGGTGACAATTCTTTTAATATTGTTAAGGAAGAATTTCCGGTTGTTGCATATAATCAAAAAATAGAACCTATTCAATCTAATAATTTGGATATTAATGCTTTGGGTGTATATGATAACCCTTCTTTTGGTACCACTACTGCAACTTTTGTGACACAGCTTACAATGGCTTCAGTAAACCCAACTTTTGATTTAACGACTGCAAAAATAAAAAGTGTTGTTTTGTCTATTCCTTATTTCAGTCATAAAGATCCTGACGCAACAGTTGACAGTGAAGGAAAAACGGTGTATGTTTTAGATTCTATTTATGGGTCTGCTAAGGCCAAAATGAAGCTCAGTGTTCATGAGTCTGGTTATTTTTTGAGAAATTTGGATCCGGTGGATCAATTGACACAACCTCAAAAATATTATAACGACCAATATTCAGATTTTACTCAAAATATAATTGGGAATGCTTTAAACGATGATTCAGACACTACTCAGAATTCTGCATTCTTTTTTGATCCTTCTCAACACCCTGTGAAAACCACTACAGATGGCAAAGATGTAACAACTTGGACTCCTCCGGCAATGCAGCTGAATTTGAATAAAGCTTTTTTTACAGCTAAAATATTGAATGCACCAGCAGGCTCTTTGGTTGATAATAATGTGTTTGTAAATTATTTTAGAGGTTTGTTTTTTAATATTGAAGCTGATTCAGGTGAGTTGGCAATGATTAATTTTAAAGGAGGAAAGATAACGATTACTTATACAGAGACTGTAAGTGCGGTTGAAACTGAAAAAACATTTGTGTTGAATTTGACTGGAAATACAGTTAGTTTGTTGAATCAAAGTAATGCTAATGCCGATTATGTTTCTGCTACAAATCCAGCAAATATTAATAAAGTTCAAGGCGATTCAAATTTATATTTGAAAGGAGGTGAAGGTTCATTATCTGTTTTGAAATTGTTTAACCCAGCTGATAATCATGGGAAAGAATTGAGCGATGGTCCAAATGGTGTTTCGGATCAGCTGGATGATTTGAGAAGAAATAAATCTCTTATTAATCAGGCAAATTTAACTTTTCACTTGAATACAGCTGCTATGGGGAAAAGCGAAGTTCCTCAACGAATTTATTTGTATGATTTTAAAAACAATAAAGTTTTGGCTGATTACAGTGATTTAACAACTTCTTCAAATCACAAAAATGATAGGTTTGTTTTCGGTGGAATTATCACTAAAGAGACAGCTGCTAATGGAGGAGGATATACTTATAAATTTAGGATAACTGAGCATGTTAGAAATCTTGTGAAACGAGATTCAACGAATATAGATTTAGGATTAGTTGTTACAGAAAACATCAATAAATCTAATTTCTACACGGTAAGAGATAAAACAAAGTTTCCGTCGAAAGTTCCTATGGCATCTGTAATGAATCCATTGGGGACTATTGTTTTTGGAAATAATATTCCAAGTAATAATGAAAATTATAGCAAACGTGTAAAGTTTGAAATCTATTATACTAAAACTAATTAA
- the panC gene encoding pantoate--beta-alanine ligase — protein sequence MQIFDGKTALMDYLRSVKTTDSSIGFVPTMGALHKGHQSLMKQSVQENDITVVSIFVNPTQFNNPEDLEKYPRTLDEDIIKISQINPDIIVFAPTVDDIYEGKTLSQSFDFEGLENKMEGKFRPGHFDGVGTIVKLLFEIVQPARAYFGEKDFQQVQIVKKMVEKNHLPVTIIVCPILRETNNLAMSSRNERLTLQQRNDAAIIYKTLKEAKNKFTNTSAQKTAQWVKNEFDKHRQFTLEYFEIADEDTLSTCIRKNKNKKYRAFIAVFINNVRLIDTISLN from the coding sequence ATGCAGATTTTCGATGGAAAAACAGCTTTAATGGATTATTTACGTTCAGTAAAGACTACAGATTCTTCAATTGGATTTGTTCCAACAATGGGTGCTCTGCATAAAGGACATCAGTCGTTAATGAAGCAGTCTGTTCAGGAAAATGATATAACGGTTGTAAGTATTTTTGTAAATCCAACACAATTTAACAATCCTGAAGATTTAGAAAAATACCCTCGTACTTTAGACGAAGATATTATCAAAATTTCTCAAATAAATCCAGATATTATTGTTTTTGCTCCAACAGTCGATGACATATATGAAGGAAAAACGTTATCACAATCTTTTGATTTTGAAGGTTTGGAAAACAAAATGGAAGGAAAATTCAGACCAGGTCATTTTGACGGGGTTGGAACTATTGTAAAACTTCTTTTCGAAATTGTACAGCCCGCAAGAGCCTATTTTGGGGAAAAAGACTTTCAGCAGGTACAGATTGTCAAAAAAATGGTAGAGAAAAACCATTTACCCGTAACAATTATTGTTTGCCCCATTTTAAGAGAAACCAACAACTTAGCTATGAGTTCTCGAAATGAACGCTTAACTTTGCAGCAAAGAAATGATGCAGCCATCATTTACAAAACACTAAAAGAAGCCAAAAATAAATTTACAAATACCAGTGCTCAAAAAACAGCACAATGGGTTAAAAATGAGTTCGACAAACATAGACAATTCACTTTAGAATACTTTGAAATTGCAGATGAAGATACTCTTTCTACCTGCATCCGAAAAAATAAAAACAAAAAATACAGAGCGTTTATTGCTGTGTTTATCAACAATGTCCGCTTAATAGACACTATTTCTTTAAATTAA
- the glmS gene encoding glutamine--fructose-6-phosphate transaminase (isomerizing): MCGIVGYIGYREAYPIVIKGLKRLEYRGYDSAGVMLYDGESVKLSKTKGKVSDLEEKVKKEITTTGSIGIGHTRWATHGVPNDVNSHPHVSNSGDLVIIHNGIIENYAPLKVELIKRGYSFTSDTDSEVLINLIEEVQKNEKLKLGKAVQVALNQVVGAYAIAVFDKKNPNEIVAARLGSPLAIGIGEGEYFVASDASPFIEYTSNAVYLEDGEMANIRLHRPMKVRKIKDDSIVDPYIQELQMNLEQIEKGGYDHFMLKEIYEQPSVIKDTYRGRLHANEGIIQLAGIEDNVEKFLNADRIIIVACGTSWHAGLVAEYIIEEFARISVEVEYASEFRYRNPIISSKDVVIAISQSGETADTMAAIKLAKDHGAFVFGVCNVVGSSISRESHAGAYTHAGPEIGVASTKAFTTQITVLTMLALRLAKAKGTLTQSDFHTYLQELEIIPEKVKEALETNAKATEIAAVFKDAPNCLYLGRGYNFPVALEGALKLKEISYIHAEGYPAAEMKHGPIALIDELMPVIVIAPKQGHYDKIVSNIQEIKSRSGKIIAVVTKGDKQVRELADYVIEIPETSDALSPLITTIPLQLLSYHIAVMRGCNVDQPRNLAKSVTVE; this comes from the coding sequence ATGTGCGGAATTGTTGGGTATATCGGTTATAGAGAAGCTTATCCTATTGTAATAAAAGGTCTTAAGAGATTAGAATACCGTGGGTATGATAGTGCTGGGGTAATGCTTTACGATGGTGAGTCGGTAAAGTTGTCAAAAACGAAAGGTAAAGTTTCTGATCTTGAGGAAAAAGTAAAAAAAGAAATTACTACAACTGGATCGATAGGAATTGGTCATACGCGCTGGGCAACTCATGGGGTTCCAAATGATGTAAATTCGCATCCTCATGTGTCTAATTCTGGCGATTTAGTGATAATTCATAATGGTATTATCGAGAATTATGCTCCTTTGAAAGTAGAGCTGATAAAAAGAGGTTATTCTTTTACTTCTGATACGGATTCTGAGGTTTTAATTAATCTTATTGAAGAAGTTCAGAAAAACGAAAAATTAAAATTAGGAAAAGCTGTTCAGGTAGCATTAAACCAAGTAGTAGGGGCTTATGCTATTGCAGTTTTTGATAAAAAAAATCCAAATGAGATAGTTGCTGCCAGACTTGGAAGTCCGTTAGCAATTGGAATTGGTGAAGGTGAATATTTTGTTGCTTCTGATGCTTCTCCATTTATTGAATACACTTCGAATGCCGTGTATCTTGAGGATGGTGAAATGGCTAATATCAGATTACATAGACCAATGAAGGTTCGTAAAATTAAGGATGATTCTATTGTTGATCCTTATATTCAGGAGCTTCAAATGAATTTGGAGCAGATTGAAAAAGGTGGTTACGACCATTTCATGCTAAAGGAAATCTATGAGCAGCCTAGTGTAATTAAAGATACTTACCGAGGCAGATTACATGCTAACGAGGGTATAATTCAGCTTGCAGGTATAGAAGATAATGTTGAGAAATTTTTGAATGCAGACAGAATTATAATCGTTGCATGCGGTACTTCTTGGCATGCTGGTTTGGTTGCCGAATATATTATAGAAGAGTTTGCAAGAATCTCTGTCGAAGTTGAATATGCATCAGAATTCAGATATAGAAATCCAATTATAAGCAGTAAGGATGTTGTAATTGCAATTTCACAATCAGGTGAAACTGCAGATACAATGGCAGCGATAAAATTAGCAAAAGATCACGGCGCGTTTGTATTTGGAGTATGTAATGTGGTGGGTTCTTCTATTTCCAGAGAATCTCATGCGGGTGCTTATACTCACGCTGGGCCAGAAATTGGTGTCGCTTCAACAAAAGCATTTACTACTCAAATCACAGTTTTAACGATGCTTGCTCTGCGTTTGGCTAAAGCTAAAGGAACTTTGACACAGTCTGATTTTCATACCTATCTTCAGGAATTGGAAATTATCCCTGAAAAAGTGAAGGAAGCTTTGGAAACTAATGCTAAAGCAACAGAAATTGCCGCTGTTTTCAAAGACGCTCCAAATTGTTTATACCTTGGTCGTGGTTATAATTTTCCGGTTGCACTTGAAGGAGCTTTAAAACTTAAAGAGATTTCATATATACATGCTGAAGGTTATCCTGCTGCAGAAATGAAGCATGGTCCTATTGCATTGATTGATGAATTAATGCCAGTAATTGTTATTGCTCCAAAACAAGGTCACTATGATAAAATTGTGAGTAATATTCAGGAGATTAAATCAAGAAGCGGTAAGATTATAGCGGTTGTAACCAAGGGAGATAAACAAGTTCGTGAATTAGCAGACTATGTTATCGAAATTCCTGAAACATCTGACGCATTGTCGCCGCTTATAACAACTATACCGTTACAGCTTTTATCGTATCATATTGCTGTCATGAGAGGATGTAACGTGGATCAGCCGAGAAATTTAGCTAAATCTGTTACAGTTGAATAA
- the panD gene encoding aspartate 1-decarboxylase, with amino-acid sequence MHIQVVKSKIHRVKVTGADLNYIGSITIDEALLEASNIIEGEKVSIVNINNGERFDTYAIVGEKNSGTITLNGPAARKVQKDDIIIIISYATLDFEEAKTFKPWIVFPNENDNSLT; translated from the coding sequence ATGCATATTCAAGTTGTTAAATCAAAAATTCACCGAGTAAAAGTTACAGGAGCCGACTTAAATTACATCGGAAGTATAACTATAGATGAAGCATTATTAGAAGCATCCAACATAATAGAAGGAGAAAAGGTATCGATAGTAAACATTAATAACGGAGAACGTTTTGATACCTATGCGATAGTTGGAGAAAAAAATTCCGGAACAATCACATTAAACGGTCCTGCCGCAAGAAAAGTTCAAAAAGACGACATCATTATCATCATTTCTTATGCTACATTAGATTTTGAAGAAGCAAAAACATTTAAGCCATGGATCGTTTTTCCTAATGAAAATGACAACTCCTTAACATAA
- a CDS encoding SdpI family protein — MNYTFSLMLLTFGIIFIIVGFAEYIFPPKSRNQKGYRTKNSLKSQEHWDFAQKYSAKMTIISALCLVAISFIGLLFPFSDTMGFIASLAVVVSFYIFVRQKTERAIKEEFDF; from the coding sequence ATGAATTATACTTTTTCATTAATGCTATTAACATTTGGAATAATTTTTATTATTGTAGGTTTCGCTGAATATATTTTTCCTCCAAAAAGCAGAAATCAAAAAGGATATCGAACGAAAAACTCTTTAAAATCGCAAGAACATTGGGATTTTGCACAAAAATATTCTGCAAAAATGACAATAATCTCAGCATTATGTTTAGTTGCAATTTCTTTTATTGGATTATTATTTCCTTTTTCTGATACTATGGGTTTTATCGCTTCACTTGCTGTTGTCGTATCGTTTTATATTTTTGTTAGACAAAAAACGGAAAGAGCAATTAAAGAGGAATTTGATTTTTAA
- a CDS encoding glycogen/starch synthase has translation MKDKRILYVSSEVVPYLAENEVSLMSYDVPKMINDQGGQIRIFMPRYGNINERRHQLHEVIRLSGMNLVVNDLDMPLIIKVASIPKERIQVYFIDNEEYFKRKATFADEEGVMYPDNDERAIFFAKGVVETVKKLNWVPDIIHVHGWMAAMLPVYMKHFYKNEALFSDTKIVTSVYSQSFDGTLDAEMINKVRFDGIPDEAIAELEVPNYENIMKTTVRNSDAVIIASDGLSPSLTKFIESSSKPFLPLKFKDEFAVAYTEFYQNMLL, from the coding sequence ATGAAAGATAAGAGGATATTATATGTATCATCTGAAGTTGTGCCTTATCTCGCTGAAAATGAGGTTTCATTAATGTCTTACGACGTACCAAAAATGATTAATGATCAAGGAGGGCAAATTAGAATTTTTATGCCAAGGTATGGAAATATTAACGAGAGAAGACACCAATTACATGAAGTGATCAGGCTTTCCGGGATGAATTTGGTGGTGAATGATTTGGATATGCCTCTTATTATAAAAGTAGCTTCAATACCAAAAGAGAGAATTCAGGTTTATTTTATTGATAACGAAGAGTATTTTAAGAGAAAAGCAACATTTGCAGATGAAGAAGGGGTAATGTATCCTGATAATGATGAGCGTGCAATTTTTTTTGCTAAAGGTGTTGTTGAAACTGTCAAAAAATTAAATTGGGTTCCAGATATTATACATGTTCATGGCTGGATGGCGGCTATGCTTCCAGTTTATATGAAGCATTTTTATAAAAATGAAGCTCTTTTTTCTGATACTAAAATAGTTACCTCTGTATATAGTCAGTCTTTTGATGGAACATTAGATGCTGAAATGATTAATAAAGTTCGTTTTGACGGTATTCCTGATGAAGCTATTGCTGAGTTAGAAGTGCCTAACTACGAAAATATTATGAAAACTACAGTTCGTAATTCAGATGCTGTTATCATTGCCTCAGACGGACTCTCCCCAAGTTTAACAAAATTTATAGAATCTTCAAGTAAACCTTTTTTACCTTTGAAATTTAAGGACGAATTTGCAGTAGCTTATACTGAGTTCTATCAAAATATGTTGTTATAA
- a CDS encoding alpha/beta hydrolase, which produces MKHLLLAFLAFFSFSCLAQIKTISFNSEKLKEKRDLFVSLPASYEKNKTKQYPLLVLLDGDYLLNPFTGALIYGSYWDDLPEVIIVGIAQNKNDQRNTDCGVDPVTGMPDGKSVDFFDFISLELIPMIQKEYRVTNFKIIAGHDTTASFLNFFLYKDRPLFDAYISLSPEFPVNMEQTMPDLLANSKTPLFYYLSTADGDEKKMRERILNLDTSLKTIKNPDLNYKFEDFKEASHYSLVLHSIPSALYQIFSVAEPISVLEYKTKIVTLKEGYVEYLKKKYDIIENSFGIKNPIRISDFKAIEAAILENKDYNELDALAILADKNYPKSMLGDYELAIMFEKKQDNPRAVRYYMSGFNKEEIADLTKDMMFAKAEELKKTFAKKPKIKGKVGQDTEAKQEVIEETPTADAPVTEEKKQ; this is translated from the coding sequence ATGAAACATCTATTATTAGCATTCCTAGCCTTTTTTTCATTTTCCTGTTTGGCACAAATAAAAACAATCAGTTTTAACTCAGAAAAACTCAAAGAAAAAAGGGATCTTTTTGTGTCATTGCCCGCTTCTTATGAAAAAAACAAAACCAAACAATATCCTTTATTAGTTTTATTGGATGGCGATTATTTATTAAATCCTTTCACTGGTGCGTTAATTTACGGTTCTTATTGGGATGATTTACCAGAAGTAATAATTGTTGGTATAGCTCAAAACAAAAATGATCAAAGAAACACAGATTGCGGAGTTGATCCAGTAACAGGAATGCCTGACGGAAAAAGTGTAGATTTCTTTGATTTTATTTCACTAGAACTTATTCCTATGATTCAAAAGGAATACAGAGTAACAAATTTCAAGATTATAGCCGGGCATGACACCACCGCCTCTTTTTTAAATTTCTTTTTATACAAAGACAGACCACTATTTGATGCTTATATTTCATTAAGCCCGGAATTTCCAGTAAATATGGAGCAAACGATGCCAGATTTACTTGCAAATTCCAAAACACCTCTTTTCTATTATTTATCCACAGCCGATGGAGATGAGAAAAAAATGAGAGAAAGAATCCTAAATCTTGACACAAGTCTAAAAACAATTAAAAACCCTGATTTAAATTATAAATTCGAAGATTTTAAGGAAGCCTCCCATTATTCACTTGTGCTGCATTCGATTCCTTCTGCTTTATATCAAATTTTCTCAGTGGCAGAGCCAATATCTGTACTGGAATACAAGACTAAAATAGTCACTTTAAAAGAAGGTTATGTAGAATATCTGAAAAAAAAATACGATATAATTGAAAATTCTTTTGGAATAAAAAATCCAATCAGAATTTCCGATTTCAAAGCCATAGAAGCAGCCATCCTAGAAAATAAAGATTACAATGAGCTGGATGCCTTGGCAATTCTTGCAGATAAAAATTACCCAAAAAGCATGCTTGGAGATTACGAATTAGCAATCATGTTCGAAAAAAAACAAGATAATCCAAGGGCTGTACGTTATTATATGTCAGGATTCAACAAAGAAGAAATTGCTGATCTAACCAAAGATATGATGTTTGCAAAAGCTGAAGAGCTGAAAAAAACCTTTGCAAAAAAACCAAAAATAAAAGGAAAAGTTGGTCAGGATACTGAAGCAAAACAAGAAGTAATTGAAGAAACTCCTACAGCTGACGCACCAGTAACAGAAGAAAAAAAGCAATAA
- a CDS encoding transglycosylase domain-containing protein produces the protein MKTNKQKLLLASKIIGIVITLLLIGFLVFRDELLDQAVDKVSSTMKLEYNSEFAIKKASFDGISGIELDEITLAPKNLDTIFKIQKIKTSVNLWRLLIGDVQLGTLEIKNGYVQLTKKGNVKNFGAFFKKDKNEPRTNKKRDYAEFAYRIISKVLNLVPTDMTMENLVFKLDDNGKKATVNFKNLTLHQTKLESSIEVKTNTFAQRWRINGIADPRNKKGDLHFFNIDTGAIKVPYFDERYNLKASFDSIRFNVQNIDMSGGELHFDGFSSITNLKVNHKRIASKDVNIKNARFDFRFLLGSDFISIDSSSTVQFNKIKIHPYLSYNTEEDTVYRLQIRTPKIKTQDFITSLPDGLFTHFQGMEATGDFDYNLDFMFNKNKPNTIVFKSNVNKRDVKITKYGNIDLNKLNGEFTYRAIDKGVLQRPVFVGASNPYYTPLDQISPYLQKCVLTSEDPSFMSHHGFINEAFKQSILKNIRTKKFSRGASTISMQLVKNVFLTREKTLSRKLEEILLVYIIEGNRITSKQRMLEVYFNIIEWGPNVYGIGEAAEFYFQKRPADLNVRECLYLATIIPKPKKFMWQFDQEGLQKAYATKQQAFLRNLMFRRGLLVPEDTVGLSAPVTLTGRAHSLLNIKVKDTTVIDSLEVKEDFDF, from the coding sequence ATGAAAACTAACAAACAAAAGTTACTGCTTGCCTCCAAAATAATTGGGATAGTTATTACTCTGCTCCTAATTGGTTTTCTGGTATTCAGGGACGAACTTTTGGATCAGGCAGTGGATAAGGTATCATCCACGATGAAATTAGAATACAACAGCGAATTTGCTATAAAAAAAGCATCTTTCGATGGTATTTCAGGAATAGAACTGGACGAAATTACTTTGGCTCCAAAAAATCTGGACACAATTTTCAAAATTCAAAAAATAAAAACAAGTGTCAATTTATGGCGTTTGCTCATCGGCGATGTGCAGCTTGGGACTCTTGAAATAAAAAACGGTTATGTCCAGTTAACCAAAAAAGGAAATGTCAAAAACTTTGGAGCATTCTTCAAAAAAGACAAAAACGAACCTAGAACGAACAAAAAACGAGATTATGCCGAATTTGCCTATCGCATTATCTCCAAGGTCCTCAATCTAGTTCCGACAGATATGACAATGGAAAATCTTGTTTTCAAACTCGATGACAATGGCAAGAAAGCGACTGTAAATTTTAAAAACCTGACCTTGCACCAAACCAAATTGGAATCGTCGATCGAGGTTAAAACCAACACCTTTGCACAGCGATGGAGAATCAACGGAATAGCAGATCCAAGAAATAAAAAAGGAGATCTCCATTTTTTTAACATTGACACCGGTGCCATCAAAGTGCCTTATTTTGATGAACGCTATAACCTGAAAGCCAGTTTTGACTCCATTCGTTTCAATGTTCAAAACATTGACATGAGTGGCGGCGAACTGCATTTTGATGGTTTCAGCTCGATTACCAATTTGAAAGTAAATCACAAAAGAATTGCCAGCAAAGACGTTAATATCAAAAATGCACGCTTTGATTTCCGTTTCTTGTTAGGCAGCGATTTTATTTCGATCGACAGCAGTTCGACCGTTCAATTCAACAAAATAAAAATACATCCGTATCTTTCGTATAACACCGAAGAAGATACCGTTTACAGACTGCAAATCCGAACTCCAAAAATCAAAACACAGGATTTTATCACTTCCCTGCCTGACGGATTGTTTACCCATTTTCAAGGCATGGAAGCCACGGGTGATTTTGATTATAATCTGGATTTCATGTTCAACAAAAATAAACCAAACACCATCGTTTTCAAAAGCAATGTCAACAAACGAGATGTTAAAATAACCAAATATGGAAATATTGACCTTAACAAATTAAACGGCGAATTCACTTATAGAGCGATCGATAAAGGTGTTCTGCAGCGTCCGGTTTTTGTAGGCGCAAGCAATCCGTATTACACACCATTGGACCAGATTTCACCATATCTGCAAAAATGCGTTTTAACTTCCGAAGATCCTTCGTTCATGTCGCATCACGGTTTTATAAACGAAGCTTTTAAACAATCGATTCTTAAAAATATCCGCACCAAAAAGTTTTCACGTGGAGCAAGCACCATAAGCATGCAATTGGTTAAAAACGTTTTCCTTACCAGAGAAAAAACTTTATCACGAAAACTAGAAGAAATTCTGTTGGTTTATATAATTGAAGGCAATCGAATCACGAGCAAACAACGTATGCTTGAAGTGTATTTCAATATTATCGAATGGGGACCAAACGTATATGGAATTGGCGAAGCTGCCGAATTTTATTTCCAAAAAAGACCTGCCGATCTGAATGTCCGCGAATGTTTATATCTGGCAACGATCATCCCAAAACCAAAGAAATTCATGTGGCAGTTTGATCAGGAAGGTTTGCAGAAAGCCTATGCCACCAAACAACAGGCATTCCTGAGAAATCTGATGTTCCGCCGTGGTTTATTAGTTCCTGAAGATACTGTTGGTTTGTCTGCCCCTGTTACGCTTACAGGTCGAGCTCATTCGTTATTAAATATCAAAGTAAAAGACACAACCGTAATCGATAGCTTAGAGGTTAAAGAGGATTTTGATTTTTAA